Proteins co-encoded in one uncultured Draconibacterium sp. genomic window:
- a CDS encoding HAMP domain-containing sensor histidine kinase, which produces MQGKALKYIIMLATVSIVGVFLVQFAFIRSSYNLSETQFQESASVALKEVAWQVMLATGTTETFDSITPVEVISNNTYLVNVGVAIDKELLKQNLTTQLKRHDIYFDYEFSIYSPIHEQMDETTLVRIDENEEPSDFDFPRNEEYSNYFGIHFPNRSPYFLNQLSIWYFLTALLVLVIFFFGYTLWVIIRQRQLSEIQKNFINNLTHELKTPISSISLAANVINDEKILNSPNRLFNYTHIIQEQTTRLSKNVEKVLNLASLEKSRILLNLEKVNLTEFLQEASDRFRESKAGQNATVKIKTSISDCTILADRFHFANLVSNILENAAKYCEKTPVIEIELLQKQNNYELNFIDNGIGIPHEYRKRIFKKFYRIPTGNVHNVKGFGLGLDYVYKIVKTHNWKIKVNDNPKGGSIFSLIIPK; this is translated from the coding sequence ATGCAAGGGAAAGCACTTAAATACATAATAATGCTGGCAACTGTATCAATAGTTGGCGTTTTTTTGGTGCAGTTTGCTTTCATACGCAGTTCTTATAATCTTTCAGAAACACAGTTTCAGGAAAGTGCCAGTGTGGCGTTAAAAGAAGTTGCCTGGCAAGTAATGCTGGCAACCGGAACTACAGAAACATTCGATAGTATTACGCCAGTTGAAGTGATTTCGAACAACACCTATTTGGTAAATGTTGGTGTAGCTATTGACAAAGAACTACTAAAACAAAACCTTACCACCCAGCTTAAAAGACACGATATTTATTTCGATTACGAATTCTCCATTTACAGCCCTATACACGAACAAATGGATGAAACCACACTTGTTCGTATCGACGAAAACGAGGAGCCATCGGATTTTGACTTCCCGCGAAATGAGGAATACTCCAATTATTTTGGCATTCATTTCCCCAACCGGTCGCCTTACTTTTTAAACCAACTTTCCATCTGGTATTTCTTAACCGCACTGTTGGTATTGGTTATCTTCTTTTTTGGATACACGCTGTGGGTAATCATTCGCCAAAGGCAATTATCCGAAATACAGAAGAACTTCATTAACAACCTCACTCACGAATTAAAAACCCCCATTTCGTCGATTTCGCTGGCAGCAAATGTTATTAACGACGAAAAGATTTTGAACTCACCCAATCGCCTTTTCAATTACACACATATTATACAGGAACAAACAACACGGCTATCGAAGAATGTTGAAAAAGTGCTTAACTTAGCATCGCTCGAGAAAAGTCGAATCCTGCTTAACCTGGAAAAGGTAAATCTCACAGAGTTTCTACAAGAGGCCAGTGATCGTTTTCGAGAATCGAAAGCCGGGCAAAATGCAACAGTTAAAATCAAAACAAGTATCAGTGATTGCACCATTTTAGCTGATCGTTTTCATTTTGCAAACCTGGTATCGAATATTCTTGAAAATGCAGCAAAATACTGCGAAAAAACGCCGGTGATTGAGATTGAACTTTTACAAAAACAGAATAATTACGAGCTTAATTTTATCGACAACGGAATTGGAATTCCGCACGAATACCGCAAGCGGATTTTTAAAAAGTTCTATCGAATTCCGACCGGAAATGTGCACAATGTAAAAGGTTTTGGGCTTGGACTCGACTATGTATACAAAATTGTAAAAACGCATAACTGGAAAATAAAAGTAAACGATAACCCAAAAGGGGGAAGCATTTTTAGCCTAATTATACCGAAGTAA
- a CDS encoding DUF1573 domain-containing protein, which yields MKSILQLLAVFALVVAVNTAMGQGQAKIVFDKQAHDFGSFKESDGVQTTTFTFTNKGDAPLILSNVRASCGCTTPKWTREPVAPGGSGSIDVSYNPKNRPGSFNKSVTVSSNAENSTVILRINGKVEPREKTLAEKYPRKIGDLRVKSNYLAFAKITKGEKVTKELELVNDSDKPVEVGFRTVPSHLTAKVEPESIPAHGTGKLIVTYDSDSANTYGFASHRIYLSLNGSNDYKNSVGVSATIEEDFSHLSAEELANAPVAEFTEKSFDFGEMKQGDKKEHTFSLTNNGKTDLMIRKVRSSCGCTAVAPSKKVIAPGETAPIKVTFDSRGKRGRQSKSITVITNDPKTPTSTLRISSQVVVPNAG from the coding sequence ATGAAAAGCATTCTACAATTATTAGCAGTTTTCGCACTGGTAGTTGCTGTTAATACAGCCATGGGGCAGGGACAAGCAAAAATTGTTTTTGACAAACAGGCGCACGATTTTGGTTCGTTTAAAGAATCAGACGGAGTGCAAACAACAACTTTTACGTTTACAAACAAAGGAGATGCGCCACTTATACTTTCAAATGTTCGTGCATCATGCGGTTGTACAACTCCAAAATGGACACGCGAACCGGTTGCTCCGGGAGGAAGCGGAAGTATTGATGTGAGTTATAATCCTAAAAACCGTCCGGGGTCGTTTAATAAATCGGTAACGGTTAGCTCAAATGCCGAGAACAGTACTGTTATTTTAAGAATTAACGGGAAAGTTGAGCCACGCGAAAAAACACTGGCCGAAAAATATCCTAGAAAAATTGGAGATCTTCGGGTAAAATCAAACTATCTGGCGTTTGCAAAAATTACAAAAGGCGAAAAAGTAACCAAAGAACTGGAATTGGTAAACGATTCGGACAAACCGGTTGAAGTTGGTTTCCGTACAGTACCGAGTCACCTTACTGCTAAAGTTGAACCGGAATCTATTCCGGCACACGGCACAGGAAAACTGATTGTTACTTACGATTCGGATTCTGCAAACACATACGGGTTTGCATCGCACCGTATTTACTTGTCGTTAAACGGAAGTAACGATTATAAAAACTCAGTGGGTGTAAGTGCTACAATCGAAGAGGATTTTTCACACCTTTCAGCTGAAGAGTTAGCAAATGCTCCGGTTGCTGAATTCACAGAGAAATCATTCGATTTTGGAGAAATGAAACAAGGCGACAAAAAGGAGCATACTTTTTCTTTAACCAATAATGGTAAAACTGATTTAATGATCAGGAAAGTTCGTTCATCTTGTGGATGTACAGCAGTAGCTCCTTCAAAAAAAGTAATTGCGCCAGGGGAAACCGCGCCTATTAAAGTTACTTTCGACTCACGCGGAAAGCGCGGCCGTCAGAGTAAATCGATTACGGTTATTACCAACGATCCCAAAACACCAACATCAACGTTGCGTATTTCAAGTCAGGTTGTTGTTCCTAATGCAGGCTAA
- the meaB gene encoding methylmalonyl Co-A mutase-associated GTPase MeaB encodes MSEKDKHHIENDPKYKGLIVNAGVEKPDVVNNDSIQRFLKKKRKLLSVDEYVNGILKGDITLLSKAVTLVESSKSEHQQLAQQIIQKCLPHSGNSVRIGITGVPGVGKSTFIEALGKYLTKKGEKLAVLAIDPSSERTKGSILGDKTRMEELASDNNAYIRPSPSAGSLGGVARKTRETIILCEAAGYKNIFIETVGVGQSETAVHSMTDFFLLLMLAGAGDELQGIKRGIMEMADLITINKADGNNIEKAEMAKVQYRNAIHLFPAKDSGWAANVVTCSAYKKIGIDTIWEQIEKYRKQTVENGYFHRKRNEQATYWMYETIEEQLKRNFYDNPEIKTKIKMLENYVLTDQMSSFVAATELLNTYAKLK; translated from the coding sequence ATGTCAGAAAAGGATAAACACCATATAGAAAACGATCCGAAGTACAAAGGATTGATTGTAAACGCAGGAGTTGAAAAACCAGATGTGGTAAACAACGACTCAATTCAGCGCTTTTTGAAAAAGAAAAGAAAATTGCTGTCGGTTGACGAGTATGTAAATGGTATTTTAAAGGGAGATATCACTCTTTTAAGTAAAGCTGTTACTTTGGTTGAAAGTTCAAAATCAGAACATCAGCAATTGGCCCAGCAGATCATCCAAAAGTGTTTGCCACACAGCGGTAATTCGGTTCGTATTGGAATTACCGGAGTGCCGGGAGTTGGCAAAAGTACCTTTATTGAAGCACTTGGAAAATACCTTACCAAAAAAGGCGAGAAACTGGCTGTGTTAGCTATCGATCCGAGCAGCGAACGCACAAAAGGCAGTATTTTAGGTGACAAAACACGCATGGAAGAATTAGCTAGCGACAACAATGCATATATTCGTCCCAGTCCGTCTGCCGGATCGCTGGGAGGCGTTGCACGAAAAACCCGCGAAACCATTATTTTATGCGAAGCTGCCGGTTACAAAAATATTTTTATTGAAACCGTTGGGGTAGGGCAAAGCGAAACTGCAGTTCATTCCATGACTGATTTTTTCTTGCTGTTAATGTTGGCCGGAGCGGGTGATGAACTTCAGGGAATAAAACGTGGAATTATGGAAATGGCCGATTTGATTACCATTAATAAAGCCGACGGTAATAATATCGAAAAAGCCGAAATGGCAAAAGTTCAGTACCGTAATGCCATTCATCTGTTTCCGGCTAAAGATTCGGGGTGGGCAGCTAATGTAGTTACCTGTTCGGCCTATAAAAAAATCGGAATTGATACCATTTGGGAGCAAATTGAAAAATACCGCAAACAAACGGTTGAGAACGGATATTTTCATAGGAAACGAAACGAGCAAGCTACATACTGGATGTACGAAACCATCGAAGAACAGTTAAAACGAAACTTTTATGATAATCCCGAGATTAAAACGAAAATAAAAATGCTCGAAAATTATGTACTTACCGATCAGATGAGCTCGTTTGTAGCTGCTACAGAGTTATTGAATACGTATGCAAAATTAAAGTAG
- the lpdA gene encoding dihydrolipoyl dehydrogenase, with product MNYDVIVIGGGPGGYVAAIRASQLGFKVAVVEKESLGGICLNWGCIPTKSLLKSAQAFEYATHAADYGVAIEGEVKPDFGAMVKRSRDVANGMSKGVQFLFKKNKVESIFGWGKLAGKNTVEVTDDNGQKSSYTAKHIILATGARSRELPNLPQDGEKIIGYRKALTLDKQPESMVVVGSGAIGSEFAYFYHTIGTKVTLVEFMPTLVPNEDAEVAKQLERNFKKSKMKVMTGSSVESVDTSGDKCKVTIKTKKGEEVVEADIVLSAVGIAPNTENIGLEDLGVETENGRVKVDEYYKTNVEGVYAIGDIIAGPALAHVASAEGVTCVEKIAGQNPEPINYGNIPGCTYTSPEISSVGLTEAKAKEAGYEVKVGKFPYSASGKASAAGQKDGFVKLIFDAKYGELLGAHMIGGNVTEIIAEMVVAKKLEITGHELIKAIHPHPTMSEAVMEAAAAAYDEVIHI from the coding sequence ATGAATTACGATGTAATAGTGATAGGTGGTGGCCCAGGCGGATATGTAGCAGCAATTCGTGCTTCTCAGCTCGGATTTAAAGTTGCCGTTGTTGAAAAAGAAAGCCTGGGCGGAATTTGTTTAAACTGGGGGTGTATTCCAACAAAGTCGTTGCTTAAAAGTGCACAGGCATTTGAATATGCTACCCACGCTGCCGATTATGGTGTAGCCATTGAAGGAGAAGTGAAACCCGATTTTGGTGCAATGGTGAAGCGCAGCCGCGATGTTGCCAACGGAATGAGTAAGGGAGTTCAGTTCTTGTTTAAGAAAAATAAAGTTGAATCGATTTTTGGCTGGGGGAAATTGGCAGGGAAAAATACGGTTGAGGTAACCGATGACAACGGCCAAAAGTCGTCGTACACAGCTAAACACATTATTCTGGCAACAGGTGCCCGCTCGCGCGAATTGCCAAATTTGCCGCAAGATGGTGAAAAAATTATCGGATACCGCAAAGCACTTACGCTTGATAAGCAACCTGAAAGTATGGTTGTTGTTGGATCGGGTGCTATCGGTAGCGAGTTTGCGTATTTCTACCACACCATCGGAACCAAAGTTACACTGGTTGAATTTATGCCAACGCTGGTGCCGAACGAGGATGCGGAAGTTGCCAAACAGCTGGAACGTAATTTCAAAAAATCGAAAATGAAAGTGATGACCGGTTCGTCGGTTGAAAGCGTGGATACTTCGGGCGATAAGTGCAAGGTTACCATTAAGACTAAAAAAGGCGAAGAAGTAGTTGAAGCCGACATTGTTCTTTCTGCGGTGGGTATTGCTCCAAATACCGAAAATATTGGCTTGGAAGACTTAGGTGTTGAAACTGAAAATGGCCGTGTAAAAGTTGATGAATACTACAAGACCAACGTTGAAGGCGTTTACGCCATTGGCGATATTATTGCCGGCCCGGCATTAGCTCACGTAGCATCGGCCGAAGGTGTTACTTGTGTTGAAAAAATTGCCGGACAGAATCCGGAACCTATTAATTACGGAAATATTCCGGGATGTACTTATACCAGCCCCGAAATTTCGTCGGTTGGGCTAACTGAAGCAAAAGCCAAAGAAGCGGGCTATGAAGTTAAAGTGGGTAAGTTTCCCTACTCGGCCAGTGGAAAAGCAAGTGCTGCCGGACAAAAAGATGGTTTTGTTAAATTGATTTTCGATGCCAAGTATGGTGAATTACTTGGTGCACATATGATTGGTGGAAATGTTACCGAAATCATAGCCGAAATGGTTGTTGCGAAGAAACTGGAGATTACAGGTCACGAGTTGATTAAGGCTATCCACCCGCATCCTACAATGAGCGAGGCAGTGATGGAAGCTGCAGCTGCAGCTTACGACGAGGTGATACATATTTAA
- a CDS encoding NigD-like N-terminal domain-containing protein, producing the protein MKRLVVILSVFLIVFTSCQDDDPVSFDAKGTVIDCAGAGDCGFIIELDNGNKVQPLYYPDHFTFSQGQRVLITYTELHNVYTSSDRDVPCEITYAEELSCSPYVDIYFENYDSLGHDPVHLHEAYIDGDCLYFKLSYSGGCQDHTIDLARIHPRTTNSSTVPTFEIRHNAKGDLCEAWFTREFRFDLSKLKAEGKTEFVLTAKLIGDEVYNKIFQLD; encoded by the coding sequence ATGAAACGATTAGTCGTAATACTTTCTGTATTTCTTATTGTATTTACCAGTTGCCAGGACGATGACCCTGTATCGTTTGACGCAAAAGGTACTGTAATTGATTGTGCCGGTGCCGGCGATTGCGGTTTTATAATTGAACTCGATAACGGCAATAAAGTTCAGCCCTTATACTATCCCGACCATTTTACCTTTTCGCAGGGACAGCGTGTACTTATTACTTACACCGAACTACACAATGTTTACACTAGCTCCGACCGGGACGTGCCTTGCGAGATAACGTATGCTGAAGAGTTATCGTGCTCACCTTATGTTGATATTTATTTTGAGAATTACGATAGCCTGGGCCACGATCCCGTGCATTTACACGAGGCCTACATAGACGGCGACTGCCTCTATTTTAAACTATCGTACAGTGGAGGTTGCCAGGATCACACCATCGATTTGGCGCGCATCCATCCGCGCACAACCAATAGCTCAACTGTTCCTACTTTTGAGATCAGGCACAATGCAAAGGGCGACTTGTGCGAAGCCTGGTTTACCCGCGAGTTCCGTTTCGATCTTTCGAAGCTAAAAGCCGAAGGAAAAACCGAATTTGTACTTACCGCCAAACTTATTGGCGACGAAGTGTACAACAAAATATTTCAGCTAGATTAG
- a CDS encoding serpin family protein, whose amino-acid sequence MKSSLFILLALFLLFASSCKQNDYTPPRSITLNEKSADLIEAENKFGLELFQKIYAGEDKADNIMVSPLSVSLALAMTYNGANGETKTAMEETLKVYGLSPEEINESYASLVAALKSLDPKVILEIANAIYSREGFPVEQDFITTNQNYYDAKVEALDFSSSQAVNTINDWVADKTHDKIDRIIDNISPNHVMFLLNAIYFKGIWQSEFNEDDTEDLPFYLENGSTVQVPTMQKTESLPYYSNNVFRAVKLAYGAGNYNMFVFLPHEENSVKNIVNELNVDNWKSWMESFTDSVNIDIELPRLKYKYEIKLNKVLSDMGMGVAFERDVADFTRINRDGHLNIDYVKHKTFIEVNEKGTEAAAVTVVAFENTSVGPSNMQFNVNRSFLYAITEKDTDAILFMGTVKNPKSEE is encoded by the coding sequence ATGAAATCTTCATTGTTTATCCTTTTAGCGCTGTTTCTACTGTTTGCCAGTTCGTGTAAGCAGAATGATTATACACCTCCGCGTTCAATTACGCTTAATGAGAAATCGGCTGATTTAATTGAAGCAGAGAACAAATTCGGACTGGAGCTTTTTCAGAAAATTTACGCAGGAGAAGACAAGGCAGATAACATTATGGTATCGCCACTGAGTGTAAGCCTGGCATTGGCCATGACTTATAACGGAGCCAACGGTGAAACCAAAACAGCCATGGAAGAAACTTTGAAAGTTTACGGACTTTCGCCCGAAGAAATTAATGAATCGTATGCTTCGCTTGTAGCTGCATTAAAATCGCTCGATCCAAAAGTTATACTCGAAATTGCCAATGCCATATATTCCCGCGAAGGCTTTCCCGTTGAACAAGATTTTATTACCACCAACCAAAATTATTATGACGCTAAAGTGGAAGCGCTGGATTTTAGTTCTTCGCAAGCGGTGAATACTATTAATGACTGGGTGGCTGATAAAACTCACGATAAGATTGATAGGATAATCGATAACATCAGCCCTAACCATGTAATGTTTTTGCTGAATGCTATTTACTTTAAAGGAATCTGGCAATCGGAATTTAATGAGGACGACACCGAAGATTTACCTTTTTATCTCGAAAACGGCTCTACAGTGCAAGTACCAACCATGCAAAAAACCGAGTCGTTACCTTATTATTCAAACAATGTATTTCGCGCTGTAAAACTGGCTTATGGCGCAGGAAATTACAACATGTTTGTTTTTCTTCCGCACGAAGAAAATTCAGTTAAAAATATTGTGAATGAACTGAACGTTGACAACTGGAAAAGCTGGATGGAAAGTTTTACCGACTCGGTAAATATAGACATAGAGTTACCTCGCCTTAAATACAAATACGAAATTAAATTAAACAAAGTACTCTCCGATATGGGTATGGGAGTTGCGTTTGAGCGAGATGTGGCCGATTTTACACGAATCAATAGAGATGGGCACCTGAACATCGATTACGTAAAACACAAAACCTTTATTGAAGTAAATGAAAAAGGGACAGAAGCTGCTGCGGTAACTGTTGTAGCATTTGAAAATACAAGTGTAGGACCAAGTAATATGCAGTTTAATGTAAACCGCTCGTTTTTATATGCCATTACCGAAAAAGATACGGATGCCATACTATTTATGGGAACTGTTAAAAACCCTAAAAGTGAAGAATAA
- a CDS encoding sigma-70 family RNA polymerase sigma factor has product MEDLKKIINGCASGKKRAQEELYQLFAPKMFGVCLRYAKDRTEAEDNLQEGFIKVFQNIGRFRHEGSLEGWIRRIMVNVSLEKFRKQHVMHPVEDVSIYERQNVSDDILSEISAKELIAVIQQLPPRYRMVFNLFVIEGMNHQEISEEMKITVGTSKSNLARARDILKRRVKELYGDIEKTSNYTAG; this is encoded by the coding sequence TTGGAAGACCTGAAAAAAATAATAAACGGTTGTGCTTCGGGGAAGAAACGTGCACAGGAAGAATTATACCAATTATTTGCACCAAAGATGTTTGGGGTTTGTTTGCGCTATGCCAAAGATCGTACCGAGGCCGAAGACAATCTACAGGAAGGGTTTATAAAGGTATTTCAGAATATTGGCCGGTTTAGGCACGAAGGTTCTTTGGAAGGGTGGATAAGGAGGATAATGGTAAATGTTTCGTTGGAGAAATTCAGGAAACAGCATGTTATGCATCCGGTGGAGGATGTGAGTATTTACGAGAGGCAAAATGTATCGGATGATATTCTGTCCGAAATTTCAGCAAAAGAACTGATTGCAGTAATACAACAGTTACCACCTCGTTACCGGATGGTTTTTAACCTTTTTGTAATTGAAGGAATGAACCACCAGGAAATTAGTGAAGAGATGAAAATTACCGTGGGCACATCAAAATCGAATCTGGCACGCGCCAGAGACATTTTGAAACGCAGGGTAAAAGAGCTTTATGGAGATATTGAGAAAACAAGTAATTATACAGCCGGATGA
- a CDS encoding outer membrane beta-barrel protein — protein sequence MSKKLNIDDSIREKLDGFSAAPPSHVWDTIQSQLDGQRKKRRMAYVGWISAAAVVVLAFIAGWYFNGKTVVEEPVMVQKQTAPEKTQKPTVWSKDNSIDITVDQLAGAQEINSTDKNTTHTISVDEMLAETELSAEENKSQSEQLVAIRTEENYSLLKRIEAIFTTKQSNISLVKKSNKTQVEERFAADEMLIAANLRNLNKQKLQEHGWIVGAQISPGYSSHSASLNDTYAQDMASNSDNGGSNVGAGISVQYKTSKRLRVETGIYYAKDGQKANNSFNLFGGNDDLMYSYTPSASDDGVTPGFSNVVQTGSNGRGIAMNSTAGVIKMESAPRGANISADLENSNIASAKRLYSDGEFSQVFEFVEVPLYLRYSVLDKKVGVELLGGINAGFVIGNNAYLDNDYGLQNIGSTADISTLNFSGTIGVGLNYALGKHFSFALEPRLNYYLSSINSNPDVDYRPYRIGVYTGVYYEF from the coding sequence ATGAGTAAGAAACTAAATATTGACGATTCGATCCGAGAAAAGCTTGATGGCTTTTCGGCTGCGCCACCGTCGCATGTTTGGGATACTATCCAGTCGCAACTCGATGGGCAGCGGAAAAAACGACGCATGGCCTATGTTGGTTGGATATCGGCAGCGGCAGTTGTTGTGCTGGCCTTTATTGCCGGATGGTACTTCAACGGAAAAACTGTTGTTGAAGAGCCAGTTATGGTTCAGAAACAAACTGCACCTGAAAAAACGCAGAAACCTACCGTTTGGTCAAAAGATAACAGTATTGATATAACGGTTGACCAATTGGCCGGAGCGCAGGAAATAAATTCTACGGATAAAAATACAACCCATACAATCTCAGTTGATGAAATGTTGGCGGAAACAGAACTTTCTGCTGAAGAAAATAAGTCTCAATCTGAGCAGCTTGTTGCAATACGCACCGAGGAGAACTACAGTTTGTTAAAACGTATTGAGGCAATATTTACTACGAAACAATCCAACATTTCTTTAGTTAAAAAGAGCAATAAAACTCAGGTTGAAGAACGTTTTGCTGCCGATGAAATGCTGATTGCTGCCAATCTTCGGAATTTGAACAAACAGAAACTGCAGGAACACGGATGGATTGTTGGAGCACAAATTTCTCCCGGATATTCGTCGCACTCGGCAAGTCTCAACGATACTTATGCCCAAGATATGGCTTCCAATAGCGATAATGGCGGAAGTAATGTTGGGGCAGGTATTTCGGTACAGTACAAAACCAGTAAACGCTTGCGGGTGGAGACTGGAATTTATTATGCAAAAGATGGTCAAAAAGCTAATAACTCGTTTAATTTATTTGGCGGTAATGACGATTTGATGTACAGCTATACTCCTAGTGCATCGGACGATGGAGTCACTCCCGGCTTCTCAAATGTGGTTCAAACTGGAAGCAACGGTAGAGGAATTGCGATGAACAGTACAGCTGGTGTAATTAAAATGGAATCGGCTCCGCGAGGTGCCAATATTTCGGCAGATCTTGAAAATTCGAACATAGCTTCGGCGAAACGATTATATTCTGATGGCGAGTTTTCGCAGGTATTCGAGTTTGTTGAAGTGCCATTGTATTTGCGTTACAGCGTACTTGATAAAAAGGTTGGAGTGGAGTTGCTAGGAGGAATTAACGCTGGTTTTGTAATTGGTAACAATGCTTATCTGGATAATGATTACGGCCTGCAAAACATTGGAAGTACTGCCGATATTTCAACGCTTAATTTCTCAGGAACGATTGGTGTAGGGCTAAATTATGCATTGGGAAAACACTTCTCTTTTGCATTGGAGCCTCGCCTGAATTACTACCTTAGTTCGATAAACTCCAACCCCGATGTTGATTATCGTCCGTACAGGATTGGGGTTTACACCGGAGTTTATTACGAGTTTTAG